The Henckelia pumila isolate YLH828 chromosome 2, ASM3356847v2, whole genome shotgun sequence genome includes a window with the following:
- the LOC140878162 gene encoding uncharacterized protein produces MEPDGDSPPIWSTTSTPFVPVRRRLRLSSVLNPATLTISFVVLISILFFLLPPSLSLSRSNQVLKPNSSVKKSWNSINIFLVLFAVLCGVFARRNDETSSSYGAETALINAYEVVNSGSRSVSGADWLESPDRKAYARLTSSYVNTGGSRLRRSSSSYPDLRQESLWGSDGEKFKSFDDFEVDFHRPPGNFHRHVRQSHEVEKDALVAEIPVKEIPVDKFELKNSVPSPPTPTQPVLQVPQPPPPPPLPVKRRRSVHTVAKQYNVERGGPEAELNEKRSSETPPPPPPPPPPELKFHPLAERREKFKAKKSGTTKELATAIVSLYQGTQGKRKRKGKRRDLYGSAAQNSSPPTVLAPSSSIPSVPPPPPPPPPPSKKVLQNFFKKSSKSKRVHSVSTANPPPPPPPPPPQSSIFNSIFKTGSKSKRFQLTSASSQSPPPPPPPPPSTIFNSLFKNGTKSRRLKYIENPPPPPPPPPLLPTTARSRPKNSPASTGKPPKPTKSSTSHHESVAIAPASPLIPMPPPPPPPPFTMPKLKFITKGDFVRISSANSSRCSSPGREDFDVMSVKSDGGDSIGPSFTCPSPDVDSKADTFISKLRDEWRLEKINSLRNTGSSSAQLGWSGPI; encoded by the coding sequence ATGGAACCCGATGGAGACTCGCCACCCATCTGGTCTACCACCTCCACTCCCTTCGTCCCCGTCCGCCGCCGCCTCCGCCTGTCTTCGGTACTTAATCCGGCGACTCTTACAATATCCTTCGTCGTCCTCATATCGATCCTATTTTTCTTGCTCCCTCCGTCTCTGTCTCTCTCACGCAGTAACCAGGTTCTTAAGCCCAACAGCTCCGTTAAAAAGAGCTGGAATTCCATTAACATCTTCTTGGTGTTATTCGCTGTTCTTTGTGGTGTTTTTGCTCGAAGAAACGACGAAACTTCATCCTCCTATGGTGCAGAGACTGCGCTAATTAACGCTTATGAAGTTGTAAATAGCGGAAGTCGATCTGTTTCGGGTGCTGATTGGTTAGAATCTCCCGATCGGAAAGCTTACGCTAGATTAACGAGTAGTTATGTGAATACAGGTGGTAGCAGATTGAGGAGGAGCAGCAGTTCTTATCCCGATCTCAGGCAAGAATCACTGTGGGGAAGTGATGGTGAAAAGTTCAAGTCTTTTGATGATTTTGAGGTTGATTTTCACCGTCCGCCGGGAAATTTCCATCGCCATGTGAGGCAGAGTCATGAGGTGGAGAAGGATGCTCTTGTTGCTGAGATCCCTGTCAAGGAAATTCCAGTGGACAAATTTGAACTCAAGAATTCCGTCCCGTCGCCACCGACACCGACACAGCCTGTATTGCAGGTGCCTCAGCCTCCGCCGCCACCTCCTCTACCGGTGAAGAGGAGGCGATCTGTTCATACCGTCGCAAAACAATATAATGTTGAAAGGGGAGGACCCGAAGCTGAGCTTAATGAAAAAAGATCGTCGGaaacacctccacctccgccgccgccgcctcctCCCGAACTGAAGTTTCACCCTCTGGCTGAAAGGCGTGAAAAGTTCAAAGCGAAAAAGAGTGGAACAACCAAAGAACTTGCGACGGCAATAGTTTCACTTTACCAGGGTACTCAGGGGAAGAGGAAGAGGAAAGGGAAAAGGAGAGATCTTTACGGAAGCGCCGCTCAAAATTCTTCCCCACCAACCGTACTAGCACCGTCGTCGTCAATTCCGTCGGTCCCTCCACCTCCGCCGCCACCTCCTCCTCCATCTAAAAAAGTATTGCAGAACTTCTTCAAAAAAAGCAGTAAAAGCAAACGCGTCCATTCCGTTTCCACCGCTAACCCACCTCCTCCACCCCCACCGCCGCCGCCGCAAAGCTCAATTTTCAACAGCATTTTCAAGACGGGGAGCAAAAGCAAGCGATTTCAATTGACATCAGCATCGTCCCAGTCCCCTCCGCCGCCACCTCCACCACCCCCTTCCACAATATTCAATTCCTTATTCAAGAACGGAACCAAAAGCCGGCGTCTCAAGTATATAGAGAacccacctccacctccgcctcCGCCGCCACTGCTTCCAACAACAGCAAGAAGCCGCCCGAAGAACAGCCCAGCAAGCACCGGCAAACCACCGAAACCCACAAAATCATCCACGTCCCACCACGAGAGCGTGGCTATTGCGCCAGCCTCGCCATTGATCCCCATGCCACCGCCACCGCCTCCACCCCCGTTCACGATGCCAAAACTGAAATTCATCACGAAGGGAGATTTTGTCAGGATAAGCAGCGCCAACAGCTCTCGGTGCAGCTCCCCGGGACGGGAAGATTTTGACGTCATGTCAGTGAAATCAGACGGTGGAGATTCAATCGGGCCCTCATTTACCTGCCCCAGCCCTGACGTGGACTCGAAGGCAGACACTTTCATTTCGAAGCTCCGAGATGAGTGGAGGTTGGAGAAAATAAACTCCTTGCGAAATACGGGCTCTTCTTCGGCCCAACTCGGCTGGTCAGGCCCAATCTGA
- the LOC140883484 gene encoding protein RETICULATA-RELATED 3, chloroplastic-like isoform X1 has translation MAAQLCYCSIAGHHHLITTAPLIAKVAPRFADTTFGYNISLPALQCSTKKQLNSGLESKYHAPCAGGGGDIGVGQGNNGGGGGGSGGWSGGGDSHESKSAWDGFGPIGAFINGWRSRVAADPQFPFKVLMEELVGVSSCVIGDMASRPNFGLNELDFVFSTLVVGSILNFVLMYLLAPTLSSSTLPGIFANSPVSHMFEPGQFSLLNRLGTCIYKGALFAAVGFVAGLVGTGISNGLIDMKKKMDPNFETPNKPPPMLLNATTWAIHMGVSSNLRYQTLNGVEFLLAKGFPPFLFKTSVVVLRCLNNVLGGMTFVVLARLTGSQSVQKTMPAAVAEKEKPVKIEDGDSQTNFLQGRLMQLARIGIEMPTFETCGQLYL, from the exons ATGGCGGCTCAGCTCTGCTACTGTTCTATTGCTGGCCACCATCACCTCATCACCACCGCTCCTCTCATTGCCAAAGTTGCCCCAAGATTTGCCGATACAACTTTCGGTTATAATATTTCCCTCCCTGCATTGCAATGCAGTACCAAGAAACAGCTAAATTCTGGTTTGGAGTCAAAATATCACGCCCCTTGTGCTGGTGGCGGTGGAGATATTGGTGTTGGGCAGGGTAATAACGGTGGTGGGGGTGGTGGCAGCGGTGGGTGGAGTGGTGGTGGAGACTCGCATGAATCCAAGTCGGCATGGGATGGGTTTGGACCCATTGGGGCTTTTATAAATGGATGGAGGTCAAGGGTTGCTGCCGATCCACAATTTCCTTTCAAAGTTCTCATGGAAGAATTGGTTGGTGTTAGCTCATGTGTTATTGGAGACATGGCATCACGTCCCAATTTTGGCCTTAATGAGCTCGATTTCGTGTTCTCGACCCTTGTTGTTGGTTCCATTTTGAATTTTGTGCTCATGTATCTCCTGGCCCCAACCCTGTCATCTTCAACACTTCCAGGAATTTTCGCGAATTCTCCAGTAAGCCATATGTTCGAACCCGGTCAGTTTAGCTTGTTGAATAGGCTTGGTACTTGCATTTACAAAGGTGCTCTGTTTGCCGCTGTTGGATTTGTGGCTGGACTGGTTGGGACAGGTATTTCCAATGGATTGATCGATATGAAGAAGAAAATGGATCCCAATTTCGAGACACCGAACAAGCCTCCTCCAATGCTGTTGAATGCCACGACATGGGCGATTCACATGGGTGTCAGCAGTAACTTGAGATACCAAACTCTTAATGGAGTCGAGTTTCTGTTAGCCAAGGGATTCCCACCCTTCCTGTTCAAGACATCTGTTGTGGTTTTGAGATGCTTGAACAACGTTCTCGGTGGAATGACATTCGTCGTCTTGGCCAGGTTAACAGGGTCGCAAAGTGTTCAAAAGACGATGCCAGCAGCTGTTGCAGAGAAGGAGAAACCGGTGAAGATCGAGGACGGTGATTCACAAACTA ACTTTTTACAGGGGAGATTAATGCAATTAGCTCGGATCGGGATAGAGATGCCCACTTTTGAGACTTGTGGACAATTATATTTATAA
- the LOC140883484 gene encoding protein RETICULATA-RELATED 3, chloroplastic-like isoform X2: MAAQLCYCSIAGHHHLITTAPLIAKVAPRFADTTFGYNISLPALQCSTKKQLNSGLESKYHAPCAGGGGDIGVGQGNNGGGGGGSGGWSGGGDSHESKSAWDGFGPIGAFINGWRSRVAADPQFPFKVLMEELVGVSSCVIGDMASRPNFGLNELDFVFSTLVVGSILNFVLMYLLAPTLSSSTLPGIFANSPVSHMFEPGQFSLLNRLGTCIYKGALFAAVGFVAGLVGTGISNGLIDMKKKMDPNFETPNKPPPMLLNATTWAIHMGVSSNLRYQTLNGVEFLLAKGFPPFLFKTSVVVLRCLNNVLGGMTFVVLARLTGSQSVQKTMPAAVAEKEKPVKIEDGDSQTREINAISSDRDRDAHF, encoded by the exons ATGGCGGCTCAGCTCTGCTACTGTTCTATTGCTGGCCACCATCACCTCATCACCACCGCTCCTCTCATTGCCAAAGTTGCCCCAAGATTTGCCGATACAACTTTCGGTTATAATATTTCCCTCCCTGCATTGCAATGCAGTACCAAGAAACAGCTAAATTCTGGTTTGGAGTCAAAATATCACGCCCCTTGTGCTGGTGGCGGTGGAGATATTGGTGTTGGGCAGGGTAATAACGGTGGTGGGGGTGGTGGCAGCGGTGGGTGGAGTGGTGGTGGAGACTCGCATGAATCCAAGTCGGCATGGGATGGGTTTGGACCCATTGGGGCTTTTATAAATGGATGGAGGTCAAGGGTTGCTGCCGATCCACAATTTCCTTTCAAAGTTCTCATGGAAGAATTGGTTGGTGTTAGCTCATGTGTTATTGGAGACATGGCATCACGTCCCAATTTTGGCCTTAATGAGCTCGATTTCGTGTTCTCGACCCTTGTTGTTGGTTCCATTTTGAATTTTGTGCTCATGTATCTCCTGGCCCCAACCCTGTCATCTTCAACACTTCCAGGAATTTTCGCGAATTCTCCAGTAAGCCATATGTTCGAACCCGGTCAGTTTAGCTTGTTGAATAGGCTTGGTACTTGCATTTACAAAGGTGCTCTGTTTGCCGCTGTTGGATTTGTGGCTGGACTGGTTGGGACAGGTATTTCCAATGGATTGATCGATATGAAGAAGAAAATGGATCCCAATTTCGAGACACCGAACAAGCCTCCTCCAATGCTGTTGAATGCCACGACATGGGCGATTCACATGGGTGTCAGCAGTAACTTGAGATACCAAACTCTTAATGGAGTCGAGTTTCTGTTAGCCAAGGGATTCCCACCCTTCCTGTTCAAGACATCTGTTGTGGTTTTGAGATGCTTGAACAACGTTCTCGGTGGAATGACATTCGTCGTCTTGGCCAGGTTAACAGGGTCGCAAAGTGTTCAAAAGACGATGCCAGCAGCTGTTGCAGAGAAGGAGAAACCGGTGAAGATCGAGGACGGTGATTCACAAACTA GGGAGATTAATGCAATTAGCTCGGATCGGGATAGAGATGCCCACTTTTGA
- the LOC140883484 gene encoding protein RETICULATA-RELATED 3, chloroplastic-like isoform X3: protein MAAQLCYCSIAGHHHLITTAPLIAKVAPRFADTTFGYNISLPALQCSTKKQLNSGLESKYHAPCAGGGGDIGVGQGNNGGGGGGSGGWSGGGDSHESKSAWDGFGPIGAFINGWRSRVAADPQFPFKVLMEELVGVSSCVIGDMASRPNFGLNELDFVFSTLVVGSILNFVLMYLLAPTLSSSTLPGIFANSPVSHMFEPGQFSLLNRLGTCIYKGALFAAVGFVAGLVGTGISNGLIDMKKKMDPNFETPNKPPPMLLNATTWAIHMGVSSNLRYQTLNGVEFLLAKGFPPFLFKTSVVVLRCLNNVLGGMTFVVLARLTGSQSVQKTMPAAVAEKEKPVKIEDGDSQTSESYSK from the coding sequence ATGGCGGCTCAGCTCTGCTACTGTTCTATTGCTGGCCACCATCACCTCATCACCACCGCTCCTCTCATTGCCAAAGTTGCCCCAAGATTTGCCGATACAACTTTCGGTTATAATATTTCCCTCCCTGCATTGCAATGCAGTACCAAGAAACAGCTAAATTCTGGTTTGGAGTCAAAATATCACGCCCCTTGTGCTGGTGGCGGTGGAGATATTGGTGTTGGGCAGGGTAATAACGGTGGTGGGGGTGGTGGCAGCGGTGGGTGGAGTGGTGGTGGAGACTCGCATGAATCCAAGTCGGCATGGGATGGGTTTGGACCCATTGGGGCTTTTATAAATGGATGGAGGTCAAGGGTTGCTGCCGATCCACAATTTCCTTTCAAAGTTCTCATGGAAGAATTGGTTGGTGTTAGCTCATGTGTTATTGGAGACATGGCATCACGTCCCAATTTTGGCCTTAATGAGCTCGATTTCGTGTTCTCGACCCTTGTTGTTGGTTCCATTTTGAATTTTGTGCTCATGTATCTCCTGGCCCCAACCCTGTCATCTTCAACACTTCCAGGAATTTTCGCGAATTCTCCAGTAAGCCATATGTTCGAACCCGGTCAGTTTAGCTTGTTGAATAGGCTTGGTACTTGCATTTACAAAGGTGCTCTGTTTGCCGCTGTTGGATTTGTGGCTGGACTGGTTGGGACAGGTATTTCCAATGGATTGATCGATATGAAGAAGAAAATGGATCCCAATTTCGAGACACCGAACAAGCCTCCTCCAATGCTGTTGAATGCCACGACATGGGCGATTCACATGGGTGTCAGCAGTAACTTGAGATACCAAACTCTTAATGGAGTCGAGTTTCTGTTAGCCAAGGGATTCCCACCCTTCCTGTTCAAGACATCTGTTGTGGTTTTGAGATGCTTGAACAACGTTCTCGGTGGAATGACATTCGTCGTCTTGGCCAGGTTAACAGGGTCGCAAAGTGTTCAAAAGACGATGCCAGCAGCTGTTGCAGAGAAGGAGAAACCGGTGAAGATCGAGGACGGTGATTCACAAACTAGTGAGTCTTATTCCAAGTGA
- the LOC140880829 gene encoding mitogen-activated protein kinase kinase SIPKK-like — MNKGALAANLKLTIPSADENSVSKFLTRSGTFMDGDLLVNADGIRIVSENEVETSTLIQPSENQLTLADFEAIQVIGKGYGGIVRLVRHKWTDQFFALKVIQMNIEESARKHIAQELKIFQSSHCLYVVLCYQSFYDNGAISIVLEYMDGGSLADFLKKVNKIPEPYLAAICKQVLKGLWYLHHKKHVIHRDLKPSNLLVNHRGEVKITDFGVSAILASTSGLANTFVGTYNYMSPERILGRTHGYRSDIWSLGLVLLECSIGHFPYSSPQPGGWINVYELMDTIVNQPAPSAPSDLFSPEFCSFISACIQKDPKDRLSANELMVHPFITKYDDIDVDLAMYFSSAEPPLAIL, encoded by the exons ATGAACAAAGGGGCTTTGGCAGCTAACCTGAAGCTCACCATTCCTTCTGCCGATGAAAATTCTGTGTCCAAATTTCT GACTCGATCAGGGACATTTATGGATGGCGACTTGCTAGTTAATGCTGATGGCATTCGTATTGTCTCCGAGAATGAAGTTGAGACT TCCACATTAATACAACCATCAGAAAACCAATTGACCTTAGCTGACTTTGAAGCGATCCAAGTTATTGGAAAGGGATATGGCGGTATTGTACGTCTGGTGCGACATAAATGGACCGATCAATTTTTCGCTCTCAAG GTTATTCAAATGAATATCGAAGAGTCAGCTAGAAAGCATATTGCACAGGAACTGAAAATTTTTCAGTCATCCCATTGTCTCTATGTTGTGCTCTGCTATCAATCTTTCTACGACAACGGTGCAATATCTATAGTCCTGGAGTACATGGATGGGGGGTCTCTTGCAGATTTTCTCAAGAAGGTTAATAAGATTCCGGAACCGTATCTAGCTGCAATTTGTAAACAG GTACTCAAAGGCTTGTGGTATCTTCATCATAAAAAACATGTCATTCACAGGGACCTGAAGCCATCAAATTTGCTTGTAAACCACAGAGGTGAAGTAAAGATCACCGATTTTGGGGTCAGTGCAATTCTGGCTAGCACGTCTGGCTTGGCCAACACCTTTGTTGGCACGTACAACTATATGTCT CCAGAGAGAATCCTGGGGAGGACCCACGGATACAGAAGCGACATCTGGAGCCTTGGTTTGGTTCTTCTTGAATGTTCAATAGGGCATTTTCCATACTCCTCACCACAGCCAGGTGGATGGATAAATGTCTATGAATTGATGGACACCATTGTCAATCAACCGGCACCTTCCGCACCTTCTGATTTATTTTCTCCCGAGTTTTGTTCATTTATTTCTGCTTG CATACAAAAGGATCCAAAAGATAGATTGTCAGCAAATGAACTTATG GTGCACCCCTTCATCACCAAGTACGATGATATTGATGTGGATCTTGCGATGTACTTCTCCAGTGCAGAACCTCCACTTGCCATACTTTAA